From a region of the Mycobacterium sp. SMC-8 genome:
- a CDS encoding APC family permease, translated as MAIKEQPPTPAVGGKGLHAGALGLVGNVVIGLAAVAPAYSLAATLGYVVLAVGEKAPSMLLLAFIPMLLVAFAYKELSQDTPDCGTTFTWGTKAFGPWIGWIGGWGLAVSAIIVLANVAEIAAIYLFNFLGLDDLAENVFAKVTLGSFFIIAMTLLSARGIVVSERVQNVLIAIQFGVLIVVSVIALVRVFSGTAGAQAITPQLSWLWPAGLDMSSIAAAVILCIFIYWGWDACLAVGEETKDPGRTPGIAALITTVILVCTYVLVAFAIQSFAGFSEVGIGLNNPNNTDDVLTVLGEPVAGTIAASALLLTVSVSALSSTQTTILPTARGTLSMAVYEAIPKRFASVHPRYMTPAFGTMVMGASALFFYLLLTFLSENALADSVASLGLAVAFYYGITAYACVWYFRRSVFSSTRNLFFRGVFPLLGALAMTWAFFQSAYDMIQPDYGYTAFGPLGGVFVLGVGMLVLGIPLMLACFAFGTKRFFRGETLNASTEVKVLDIY; from the coding sequence ATGGCTATCAAGGAGCAGCCGCCGACCCCTGCGGTGGGCGGCAAGGGCCTGCACGCCGGGGCACTCGGACTGGTGGGCAACGTCGTCATCGGATTGGCGGCCGTCGCGCCGGCCTACAGCCTGGCAGCCACGCTCGGATACGTCGTGCTGGCCGTCGGCGAGAAGGCCCCGTCGATGTTGTTACTGGCGTTCATCCCGATGCTGCTGGTCGCGTTCGCCTACAAAGAACTGAGCCAGGACACCCCGGACTGCGGCACCACATTCACCTGGGGCACCAAGGCTTTCGGACCGTGGATCGGCTGGATCGGCGGCTGGGGGCTGGCGGTCTCGGCGATCATCGTGCTGGCCAACGTCGCCGAGATCGCGGCGATCTACCTGTTCAATTTCCTCGGCCTCGATGACCTCGCCGAGAACGTGTTCGCGAAAGTCACTCTCGGATCGTTCTTCATCATCGCGATGACGTTGTTGTCGGCACGCGGCATCGTGGTCAGCGAGCGGGTGCAGAACGTGTTGATCGCGATCCAATTCGGTGTGCTGATCGTGGTCAGCGTCATAGCGCTGGTCCGGGTGTTCTCCGGCACCGCCGGGGCGCAGGCCATCACCCCGCAGCTGTCGTGGCTGTGGCCCGCCGGGCTGGACATGTCGTCGATCGCTGCCGCGGTGATCCTGTGCATCTTCATCTATTGGGGTTGGGACGCATGCCTGGCCGTCGGCGAGGAGACCAAGGATCCCGGCCGCACCCCCGGGATCGCCGCGTTGATCACGACGGTGATCTTGGTGTGCACCTATGTTCTGGTGGCGTTCGCGATCCAGTCGTTCGCCGGGTTCAGCGAAGTGGGCATCGGGCTGAACAACCCGAACAACACCGACGACGTGCTCACCGTGCTCGGTGAACCGGTCGCAGGCACCATCGCGGCGTCGGCGCTGCTGCTCACGGTGTCGGTGTCGGCGCTCTCGTCGACCCAGACCACGATCCTGCCGACCGCCCGCGGAACGCTGTCGATGGCGGTCTATGAAGCGATTCCGAAGCGGTTCGCCTCGGTGCACCCGCGGTACATGACACCGGCGTTCGGCACCATGGTGATGGGCGCTTCGGCCCTGTTCTTCTATCTGCTCCTGACATTCCTGTCGGAGAACGCACTGGCCGACTCGGTGGCGTCCCTGGGCCTGGCCGTCGCGTTCTACTACGGCATCACCGCCTACGCCTGCGTATGGTACTTCCGTCGCTCGGTGTTCAGTTCGACGCGAAACCTGTTCTTCCGCGGGGTTTTTCCGCTCCTCGGGGCGCTGGCGATGACGTGGGCGTTCTTCCAGAGCGCCTATGACATGATCCAGCCCGACTACGGCTACACCGCGTTCGGCCCGCTGGGCGGGGTGTTCGTGCTCGGGGTCGGGATGCTGGTGCTGGGCATCCCGTTGATGCTGGCGTGCTTCGCCTTCGGCACCAAGCGGTTCTTCCGCGGTGAGACGCTCAATGCGAGCACCGAGGTCAAGGTTCTTGATATCTACTAA